A single genomic interval of Camelina sativa cultivar DH55 chromosome 11, Cs, whole genome shotgun sequence harbors:
- the LOC104727651 gene encoding U3 small nucleolar RNA-associated protein 20-like — protein sequence MPKVRTLKSSASRKHTSIRHRQAVLCFISQLDVNELALFFALLIKPLNIISEETMDSFWSSGESSMDYFHNSNFLKYFTVDTISTLSRNQKSGFLHVIQHILEVFDESRVRPFLDFLMGCVVRLFGNYAPNIDEERNIDSLAANPSTSDDKENASINHDQAGTALKQFKELRSLCLKIIAHVLDKYEDCDLGSEFWDLFFSAVSPLIKSFKQEGSSSEKPSSLFSCFLSMSRSRNLFTLLSREESLVPDIFSVLTVTTASEAIKSSALKFIENLLCLENEFGEDANMISGFLDPYIDALINSLHSLFIGDIFKRKSVKYHGEREMKILKLLSKRVRDPSHAMKYLDVLLSFLDKSVKDSDIRREALLAIQDIIPFLGIESTSKIINIISPLLVDADCEVRLCICDLLESIAEKDSSLVDVAKRIRDMNAISAMEVDDLDYEKIVNAYVEINADFFNKSSEQHTKIILSQSIYNVSSESIMLRGSAQKLLSSFIDFSASILREEASSHSELGKEVKIADVSWTGDRILFILRSFILKHMGDAINRGGIIIKEWFLLIREMVTKLPDAGNLSAFRPLCSEDENVDFFKSIVHIQVHRRGRLFNC from the exons ATGCCAAAAGTTAGAACATTGAAAAGTTCGGCTTCACGGAAG CATACAAGTATCCGTCACCGGCAGGCAGTTCTTTGCTTTATATCTCAGCTGGATGTTAATGAACTTGCCCTGTTCTTTGCCTTGTTGATAAAGCCTTTGAACATCATATCAGAGGAAACAATGGACTCGTTTTGGAGTTCTGGCGAAAGTTCTATGGACTATTTCCATAACTCGAATTTCCTGAAGTATTTCACTGTTGATACTATTTCGACATTATCCAGGAATCAGAAATCTGGGTTTCTTCATGTCATCCAACATATCCTTGAAGTATTTGATGAATCCCGTGTCCGACCTTTTCTAGACTTTTTGATGGGATGTGTTGTCCGGCTATTTGGAAATTATGCTCcaaatattgatgaagaaaggaACATTGATTCATTGGCAGCCAACCCATCAACTTCAGATGATAAAGAAAATGCTTCAATAAATCATGACCAG GCTGGTACTGCTTTGAAGCAGTTTAAAGAGTTGAGATCTTTATGTCTGAAAATCATTGCTCATGTTCTTGATAAATATGAGGATTGTGATCTTGGCTCCGAGTTCTGGGACCTCTTCTTCTCGGCAGTGAGTCCTTTAATTAAGAGTTTCAAACAGGAGGGTTCTAGTAGTGAGAAACCAAGTTCCTTGTTCTCATGCTTCTTGTCAATGAGTAGAAGCCGTAATCTCTTCACCCTATTATCTCGGGAGGAGTCTCTTGTTCCAGACATTTTTTCAGTTCTAACAGTCACCACAGCTTCAGAAGCTATAAAGTCTTCTGCCTTAAAATTCATAGAGAATCTGCTTTGCCTTGAAAATGAATTTGGTGAGGATGCCAATATGATCAGTGGATTCTTAGATCCTTATATAGACGCACTGATTAACAGCTTGCATTCTCTTTTCATTGGGGATATATTTAAAAG GAAATCAGTCAAGTATCATGgggaaagagagatgaaaattcTTAAATTATTGTCAAAGCGTGTGCGAGATCCCTCTCATGCTATGAAGTATTTGGACGTCTTGCTGTCTTTCTTGGATAAAAGTGTAAAAGATTCGG ATATTCGTCGTGAGGCTTTGCTAGCTATTCAGGACATCATACCGTTCCTTGGGATTGAGAGTACCagcaaaattataaatataatctcTCCTCTACTTGTTGACGCTGACTGTGAAGTTAGATTATGCATTTGTGATCTACTTGAATCTATTGCAGAAAAAGACTCTTCTCTGGTTGATGTG GCGAAGCGCATTCGCGATATGAATGCCATCTCAGCCATGGAAGTTGACGACCTGGACTATGAAAAGATAGTTAATGCTTATGTGGAGATTAAtgcagatttttttaataaatcctCAGAGCAGCACACAAAGATCATACTCTCACAGAGTATATACAACGTATCATCAGAATCCATTATGTTAAGGGGTAGCGCACAGAAGCTCTTGTCTTCTTTCATTGATTTTTCAGCCTCAATACTTCGCGAAGAGGCTTCATCACACTCTGAACTTGGTAAAGAGGTCAAAATAGCTGATGTAAGCTGGACAGGAGATCGAATACTGTTCATTTTAAGAAGTTTCATTTTGAAACACATGGGAGATGCAATAAACAGAGGAGGCATCATAATAAAG GAGTGGTTTCTTTTGATACGGGAGATGGTGACCAAACTTCCAGATGCCGGAAATCTTTCTGCATTCAGACCGTTATGCTCTGAAGACGAGAATGTAGACTTTTTTAAATCTATTGTTCACATTCAG GTACACCGTAGAGGAAGG TTATTCAATTGCTGA
- the LOC104721737 gene encoding uncharacterized protein LOC104721737 translates to MATSADARAVKSLNTSGGRKKFVFKNLPERINEIDITSTEFRTLNKVKAEPSEGSTFFRDCLVEWRELNTAEDFILFYEEMLPLVQNLELVILEKENIFSKLVSRLQMKARLSLEPILRLIAALSRDLLRDFLPFLPRIVNSLLILLKNGAHKEPEIIEQIFSSWSSIIESLRKYLVCDIEGILRDTLELRYHPKDYISEFMSESMSFLLRNASDEQLEKGISMILSEVAHQPNNVGGVGLLYYAMRGTCGGLHSKAGRVLRFLLKDSTLSLCDNFPKGPGTVVEVVSLVLQRICEDLEAEKSIVMWEYLYKNINKSISNKKSVHLSRLLNVLTAVVRIEKGRKVHDSSSLIGIVSRIVSTFVASSGTLVEGDNLSAVLDEVLQLILCTINRVNEMPIVASQWAPIFALKSSSLLTFLREFLLKDHSVVKAFTNNILSAINNMIWESPEEVIPLLLTLCESQQTSHDGVNIINQIFEGKYERIHSFLEKNLKEIQQNIENTGLVQIDEAKLAIIWGVVNCYPYFRVDSSLLICFKKTLRQHLGVSDVSSVDRTHEDSWAGSATIQNPK, encoded by the exons ATGGCGACTTCAGCTGATGCTCGAGCGGTAAAGTCGCTCAACACTTCCGGGGGGCGTAAGAAATTTGTG TTCAAGAATTTACCCGAGAGAATCAATGAAATTGACATCACCAGCACCGAGTTTAGGACCTTAAATAAGGTGAAGGCTGAGCCTTCTGAAGGATCCACTTTTTTCAGGGATTGCCTCGTAGAATGGAGg GAACTAAATACTGCAGAAGACTTCATCTTGTTTTATGAAGAAATGTTACCACTAGTCCAGAATTTGGAGTTGGttattttggaaaaagaaaacatcttcTCGAAACTTGTCTCTCGATTACAAATGAAAGCAAGATTATCTCTTGAACCCATTCTCAG GTTGATTGCTGCTCTATCAAGAGATCTTTTGAGGGATTTTCTTCC CTTCTTGCCACGAATTGTGAACTCGTTACTGATTCTCCTAAAAAATGGTGCCCATAAAGAGCCGGAGATTATTGAGCAG ATATTCTCATCATGGTCTTCCATAATAGAGTCCCTGCGGAAGTATCTCGTATGCGACATCGAAGGCATTCTCAG GGATACGTTGGAATTGAGGTATCACCCCAAAGACTATATCAGTGAATTTATGTCAGAGTCCATGTCATTTCTGTTGAGGAATGCATCGGATGAGCAACTTGAAAAAG GGATCAGCATGATCCTTTCTGAAGTTGCACATCAACCCAACAACGTTGGAGGAGTTGGATTACTCTATTATGCTATGCGGGGTACCTGTGGAGGACTCCATTCAAAAGCTGGGAGAGTTTTGAGGTTCTTGCTGAAAGATTCAACATTATCTCTTTGTGATAATTTTCCTAAAG GCCCTGGTACAGTCGTGGAAGTTGTGAGTTTGGTTTTGCAGAGAATATGCGAGGATTTGGAAGCAGAAAAATCAATTGTCATGTGGGAGTACTTGTAtaagaatataaacaaatcaatttcaaacaaaaagtCAGTTCATCTAAGCCGACTATTGAATGTGCTTACTGCAGTTGTTAGGATTGAGAAAGGTCGCAAGGTACATG ATAGCTCGTCACTGATTGGAATCGTGAGCCGCATTGTGTCAACGTTTGTTGCTTCCTCTGGGACCCTTGTAGAAGGTGATAATTTATCTGCTGTCCTCGATGAAGTTCTACAATTGATATTATGCACAATCAACAGAGTCAATGAAATGCCAATTGTTGCTTCGCAATGGGCTCCGATTTTTGCCTTGAAAAGTTCAAG TTTGCTGACTTTTTTGAGGGAGTTCCTACTGAAGGATCATTCAGTTGTGAAAGCctttacaaataatatattaag TGCAATTAACAACATGATTTGGGAGTCTCCTGAGGAAGTTATTCCTCTGTTACTAACACTGTGTGAGAGTCAACAAACAAGTCATGACGGGGTGAACatcataaatcaaatatttgagGGTAAATATGAGAGAATTCATTCGTTCttggaaaagaatttaaaaGAGATTCAACAGAATATCGAGAATACTGGATTAGTTCAAATTGACGAGGCCAAGTTGGCTATCATTTGGGGAGTTGTCAACTGTTATCCTTATTTTAGAGTGGATTCATCATTACTGATTTGCTTTAAGAAGACTCTCAGACAGCATTTGGGAGTGTCGGATG TGTCATCTGTTGATCGAACACATGAAGATTCATGGGCGGGGTCTGCCACTATACAAAATCCTAAATAA